A genomic stretch from Desulfobacterales bacterium includes:
- a CDS encoding nucleoside deaminase, which translates to MDHIYFMRKALAQAKQTLAIGEFPAAAILVGTDGIIASGARTGTIENRFNETDHAEMLALRNMNRIKASSPAGGLTAYCTLEPCLMCFGALLISGVTNIVYAYEDAMGGGTRCDLSRLPPLYQNMSFSIVPHILRADSLALFKTYFSNPQTVYLKKSFLAAYTLTQP; encoded by the coding sequence ATGGATCATATTTATTTTATGCGAAAAGCGCTGGCCCAGGCCAAACAGACACTCGCAATAGGGGAATTTCCCGCAGCCGCGATACTGGTCGGCACCGACGGCATCATCGCTTCCGGCGCCCGGACCGGGACCATTGAAAACCGGTTCAACGAAACCGATCATGCCGAGATGCTGGCGCTCAGAAACATGAACCGGATAAAAGCGTCTTCTCCTGCCGGCGGCCTGACGGCGTACTGCACCCTGGAGCCCTGTCTGATGTGTTTTGGAGCGCTTTTGATCAGCGGCGTTACCAATATCGTATATGCCTATGAAGATGCAATGGGCGGCGGCACCCGCTGTGACCTGTCGCGTCTGCCGCCGCTATACCAGAACATGTCCTTCTCGATTGTCCCGCATATTCTGCGCGCTGACAGCCTGGCGCTTTTCAAGACATATTTTTCAAACCCGCAAACGGTTTATCTGAAAAAAAGTTTTTTAGCGGCCTATACCCTCACCCAGCCGTAA
- a CDS encoding tripartite tricarboxylate transporter substrate-binding protein → MRKNLLVLTLVLMLGFLFISTGHAKPFYDGKVIKVIASTKPGGGYDWYARLVAQYMEKHLPGSTFIVKNVPGAGHIIGTNELYMSKPNGLTIGTFNRAVGLPQVVGLKGVKFDFAKLNFLGSPCSETYAYIVNSKMFKDIYEVKKHPDKIRLASTGLGTVSYVNPIMLYQAWDQDNFAIATGYSGAEMEMALMRGEADGIWSSTASRQAILESGEGRIVLFVGRNKPKGYEDVPLIENVLTDPKDKPIVTLLRGIQLVGRPFAAPPGIPADRLKILQEAFEKACKDPEAVAIAEKGDRPMDFVTWQDAQEWAEGMLQLSPAVVAKLKEAFGIK, encoded by the coding sequence ATGAGAAAAAATCTGCTGGTCCTTACTTTAGTTCTGATGCTGGGATTTTTGTTCATTTCCACTGGTCACGCCAAGCCTTTTTATGACGGGAAAGTCATCAAGGTCATCGCCTCTACCAAGCCGGGCGGCGGCTATGACTGGTACGCGCGCCTGGTTGCCCAATATATGGAAAAGCACCTTCCCGGCAGTACATTTATCGTTAAAAACGTGCCCGGGGCCGGACATATTATCGGCACCAATGAACTTTATATGTCTAAACCGAATGGCCTGACCATCGGCACGTTTAACCGCGCGGTGGGGCTTCCCCAGGTGGTGGGATTAAAAGGCGTCAAATTTGATTTTGCCAAACTGAACTTTCTGGGATCTCCCTGCAGCGAAACATACGCATACATTGTCAACTCGAAAATGTTTAAGGACATTTATGAGGTCAAAAAACACCCTGACAAAATTCGCCTGGCTTCCACCGGTTTGGGAACGGTATCCTATGTAAACCCCATCATGCTATACCAGGCGTGGGATCAGGATAATTTTGCCATTGCCACCGGGTATTCCGGCGCTGAAATGGAAATGGCGCTGATGCGGGGCGAAGCTGACGGCATCTGGAGCTCCACCGCCAGTCGCCAGGCCATCCTTGAAAGCGGTGAAGGGCGCATTGTGCTGTTTGTGGGAAGAAATAAACCAAAAGGCTATGAGGATGTCCCCCTGATTGAGAATGTGCTGACGGATCCAAAAGACAAACCCATCGTCACCCTGCTCCGGGGGATTCAGCTGGTGGGACGTCCCTTTGCCGCTCCTCCCGGCATCCCTGCCGACCGCCTTAAAATTCTGCAGGAGGCTTTTGAAAAGGCCTGTAAAGATCCTGAGGCCGTCGCGATTGCGGAAAAGGGAGACCGCCCAATGGACTTTGTCACCTGGCAGGATGCCCAGGAATGGGCCGAAGGCATGTTGCAACTGTCTCCTGCCGTGGTCGCCAAACTGAAGGAAGCCTTCGGGATTAAATAA